The following proteins are encoded in a genomic region of bacterium:
- a CDS encoding LLM class flavin-dependent oxidoreductase produces MKFGIFYEHQLPKPWSEDDEFNLLQEALEQVVLADRLGFDHAWEVEHHFLDEYSHSSAPEVFLAAAAARTEHIRLSHGIRQVIPNYNHPARTAEGIATLDLISNGRVDFGIGEGATRLELHGFDIPAKHKRAMSLEAAEQIANMMVLDPYPGFESEHFSMPCRNVLPKPRQKPHPPMWIACTNRDTIKLAAQNGLGALAFSFVSPDEARSWVDIYYDILKSDECVPLGHSVNPNIALVAGFSLHQDRTEAIRRGQEGFEFFGYALNALVAQDQVPGRTDLWGEFQAKRGKGGTEKKIAEASAAGDAYSSCIGTPADARRYLHDLADAGVDQVIFLQQVGRNTHQNICASLQLFGDEVLPEFKAGEIARQEKKNAELAPYVEAALKRKPWMQPITDSDIPVVRASVMKAQTSGSV; encoded by the coding sequence ATGAAGTTCGGCATTTTCTATGAGCATCAGCTCCCCAAGCCCTGGTCCGAGGACGACGAGTTCAATCTACTGCAAGAGGCCCTCGAGCAAGTGGTGCTCGCCGATCGGCTCGGCTTCGACCACGCCTGGGAGGTGGAGCATCACTTCCTCGACGAGTACTCGCACTCGTCGGCCCCCGAAGTCTTCCTGGCGGCGGCCGCAGCCCGCACCGAGCACATCCGGCTCAGCCACGGAATCCGCCAAGTCATTCCGAACTACAACCACCCCGCCCGCACCGCCGAAGGCATCGCCACCCTCGACCTGATCTCCAACGGTCGGGTCGATTTCGGAATCGGAGAAGGCGCCACGCGCCTCGAACTCCACGGCTTCGACATTCCGGCCAAGCACAAGCGGGCCATGTCGCTCGAAGCCGCCGAACAGATCGCCAACATGATGGTGCTCGATCCCTACCCCGGTTTCGAATCCGAGCATTTTTCGATGCCGTGCCGGAACGTGCTGCCCAAGCCCCGCCAGAAGCCGCATCCCCCGATGTGGATCGCCTGCACCAACCGCGACACGATCAAGCTCGCAGCCCAGAACGGGCTCGGTGCATTGGCGTTCAGCTTCGTGTCTCCGGACGAGGCACGGAGCTGGGTCGACATCTACTACGACATCCTCAAGAGCGACGAATGCGTGCCACTCGGCCACAGCGTGAACCCCAACATCGCGTTGGTGGCAGGCTTCTCACTCCACCAGGACCGAACCGAAGCCATCCGCCGTGGCCAGGAGGGTTTCGAGTTCTTCGGCTACGCACTCAACGCCCTCGTCGCCCAGGACCAGGTGCCGGGCCGTACGGATCTCTGGGGCGAGTTCCAGGCCAAGCGCGGCAAAGGCGGAACGGAGAAGAAGATCGCTGAAGCCTCTGCAGCCGGCGACGCCTACTCGAGCTGCATCGGTACTCCCGCCGATGCCCGCCGCTATCTCCACGATCTGGCCGACGCAGGCGTCGATCAGGTGATCTTCCTGCAACAGGTTGGAAGGAATACCCACCAGAACATCTGCGCCTCGCTCCAGCTCTTCGGCGACGAAGTGCTTCCTGAGTTCAAGGCCGGGGAAATCGCACGCCAGGAAAAGAAGAACGCGGAGCTTGCTCCCTACGTCGAGGCCGCCCTGAAGCGAAAGCCCTGGATGCAGCCCATCACGGACAGCGACATCCCGGTCGTTCGCGCCTCAGTAATGAAGGCCCAGACCTCCGGGAGCGTCTGA